In Brachypodium distachyon strain Bd21 chromosome 2, Brachypodium_distachyon_v3.0, whole genome shotgun sequence, one genomic interval encodes:
- the LOC100832437 gene encoding postacrosomal sheath WW domain-binding protein, whose product MATYRLLVILVFSTLLVTTIVSVSGAGDASYQADCPYPCLPAAPTPPAPAAADCPPPPSAVYPPPAAGNAPPASYWSYPPPAGGGYIPGFYQPPAGGGGGGGGGYGGPAPPPPNPILPWYPWYYRSPPSSSSAPAAVSATIVLLVAGVTAAAGLVR is encoded by the coding sequence ATGGCGACCTACAGGCTGCTGGTAATCCTCGTCTTCTCCACGCTCCTCGTCACCACCAtcgtctccgtctccggcgccggcgacgcaTCCTACCAGGCAGACTGCCCCTACCCGTGCCTCCCAgcggcgcccacgccgcccgcgccggccgccgccgactgcccgccgcctccgtctgCCGTCTACCCGCCGCCAGCTGCCGGGaacgcgccgccggcgtcgtaCTGGAGctacccgccgccggccgggggCGGCTACATTCCCGGCTTCTACCAGCCCCCtgccggtggcggtggcggtggaggagggggctATGgcgggccggcgccgccgccgcccaacccCATCCTGCCGTGGTACCCATGGTACTACAGGTCCccgccgtcgtcttcttcggctccggcggccgtGTCGGCGACAATTGTCCTGCTGGTGGCCGGCGTCACTGCCGCTGCTGGTTTGGTCCGTTAA